One Coffea arabica cultivar ET-39 chromosome 5e, Coffea Arabica ET-39 HiFi, whole genome shotgun sequence DNA segment encodes these proteins:
- the LOC113743425 gene encoding serine acetyltransferase 1, chloroplastic-like, with product MKFLVIALSTIPPPLYKSHLSSPRLLVPMSTDFLRSPTNILKAIFFNPPKTPKIQPLAMAACIHTSRAENSRTSSLSCDPNGSQIDDRVCNYIKYCRPNFSDLVSCVPNSENHSKSIRIPEDLGSFDPVQNQDDLWVRMKNEARSDILQEPILSNFYVNSILAHDSLESALANHLSVKLSNSGTLPSGTLFDLFLGVIAEDKEIIRAVKDDLRAVKERDPACISYVHCFLNFKGFLACQAHRVAHSLWSNGRKILALLIQNRVSEVFAVDIHPGADIGRGILLDHATGVVIGETAVIGNNVSILHNVTLGGTGKASGDRHPKLGDGVLIGAGTCVLGNVRIGDGAKIGAGSVVLKEVPARTTAVGNPARLVGGKENPIRLDKMPSLTMDHTSHISEWSDYVI from the coding sequence GTGCCTATGTCCACAGATTTTCTCAGATCACCAACAAACATTCTCAAAGCCATCTTTTTTAACCCTCCCAAAACTCCTAAGATTCAACCTTTAGCCATGGCAGCCTGTATTCACACTTCAAGAGCAGAGAATTCTAGGACCAGCTCACTTTCTTGCGATCCAAACGGGTCCCAAATTGATGATCGTGTCTGCAATTACATAAAATACTGCAGACCTAATTTTTCTGACCTTGTTTCTTGTGTGCCCAATTCTGAGAATCATTCAAAAAGCATACGCATCCCCGAAGATTTGGGCAGCTTTGACCCTGTTCAAAATCAGGATGATTTATGGGTGAGGATGAAAAATGAGGCAAGATCAGATATTTTGCAGGAACCTATCTTGTCAAATTTCTATGTTAATTCTATATTGGCACATGATTCCTTGGAAAGTGCTTTAGCTAATCATCTTTCTGTTAAATTGAGCAATTCTGGGACTCTTCCTAGTGGTACGTTGTTTGATCTTTTCTTAGGTGTTATAGCTGAGGATAAGGAAATTATTAGAGCTGTCAAGGATGATTTGAGAGCAGTTAAGGAAAGAGACCCTGCTTGTATCAGTTATGTGCACTGTTTCTTGAATTTCAAAGGATTTTTAGCCTGCCAGGCTCATAGGGTGGCTCATAGTTTGTGGTCTAATGGGAGGAAAATATTGGCACTGTTGATACAGAACAGAGTATCTGAAGTTTTTGCGGTGGATATTCATCCTGGGGCAGATATTGGTAGGGGAATATTGCTTGATCATGCTACCGGCGTTGTTATTGGAGAGACTGCGGTGATTGGAAATAATGTTTCAATCTTGCACAATGTGACCCTTGGGGGCACTGGCAAGGCATCTGGAGATAGGCACCCAAAACTTGGTGATGGGGTGTTAATTGGTGCTGGTACTTGTGTCTTGGGGAATGTTAGAATTGGAGATGGGGCTAAAATTGGCGCTGGTTCAGTTGTGCTCAAGGAGGTGCCTGCTAGGACTACTGCTGTTGGAAATCCAGCAAGGTTGGTTGGAGGAAAGGAGAACCCCATTAGGCTTGACAAGATGCCCAGTTTAACCATGGACCACACCTCACATATATCTGAGTGGTCTGATTATGTTATCTAG
- the LOC113687690 gene encoding cytochrome P450 71D10-like encodes MEFITVIAFFIFLFMLIKLLKRSVMKSDLKMPPGPKPLPIIGNLHQLFGSLAHRTLRDLAIRYGPLMHLKLGEVSTLVVTSPEAAEEFMKTHDLQFANRPQLISVRIFNYDCTNIAFAPFGEYWRQLRKICVMELLSRKCVLSFRPIREEEVLNFIRDISSNQGSTVNISRKIFSFTYGLVARVAFGKKSKYQEEFISLMEVALKMNSGFNAADVYPSVKIIQVTSEMSPKLNKMHRALDKILENIVDDHAQKSRQIVPTDGATKEDLVDVLINAQKSGDSGIPLTKNNIKAVILDIFSAGNETSSTVVEWAMSEMLKNPGVMTKAQEEVRKAFDGSRNVQESGLHELKYLQAVIKETFRLHPPVPLLLPRESSEQCNINGFEIPAKTRVIINAWAISRDPRHWTDAEKFKPERFLHSTIDYQGKDLKYIPFGAGRRICPGIALGLTSMELLLAQLLYHFDWKLPGKLKNEQLDMAEAFGLTVRRKNDLQLVAVPYKTGSLLA; translated from the exons ATGGAGTTCATCACCGTCATTGCCTTCTTTATCTTTCTCTTCATGCTAATCAAGCTTCTGAAAAGATCGGTAATGAAATCAGATCTGAAGATGCCTCCAGGCCCAAAACCACTTCCAATTATTGGAAACTTGCATCAGCTCTTTGGCTCTCTAGCACATCGAACCCTAAGAGATTTGGCCATCAGGTATGGGCCACTGATGCACCTAAAGCTAGGTGAAGTATCCACACTGGTGGTAACTTCTCCAGAGGCTGCTGAAGAGTTCATGAAAACACATGATCTCCAATTTGCCAACAGGCCTCAACTGATAAGCGTGAGGATTTTCAATTACGATTGCACTAACATTGCATTTGCTCCATTTGGGGAATACTGGAGACAGCTGCGCAAAATCTGTGTCATGGAGCTCTTAAGCAGGAAATGTGTCCTGAGTTTTCGGCCAATTAGAGAAGAGGAGGTCCTCAATTTCATCAGAgatatttcctcaaatcagggATCAACAGTTAATATTAGCAGAAAAATCTTCTCGTTTACGTATGGCCTTGTTGCAAGAGTTGCTTTCGGCAAGAAGAGCAAGTACCAAGAAGAATTCATCTCACTCATGGAGGTAGCTTTAAAGATGAATTCAGGTTTTAATGCAGCGGATGTGTATCCTTCAGTCAAAATCATTCAAGTGACAAGTGAAATGAGTCCTAAGTTGAATAAAATGCACAGGGCTCTTGACAAAATCCTTGAAAACATAGTTGATGACCATGCGCAGAAAAGTCGACAAATAGTTCCTACGGATGGAGCAACAAAGGAAGATCTGGTTGATGTCCTTATAAACGCCCAAAAATCCGGTGATTCTGGGATCCCCTTGACCAAGAACAATATAAAAGCAGTCATACTG GACATTTTCAGTGCTGGGAATGAGACGTCATCTACAGTAGTGGAGTGGGCTATGTCGGAAATGTTAAAAAATCCAGGGGTGATGACAAAGGCACAAGAAGAAGTGAGAAAAGCTTTTGATGGAAGCAGAAATGTCCAGGAGTCAGGACTTCATGAATTAAAGTACCTGCAAGCAGTGATCAAAGAAACTTTTAGACTACATCCCCCTGTTCCACTGTTACTCCCAAGGGAAAGTAGCGAGCAATGCAACATTAATGGATTTGAAATACCTGCAAAAACCAGAGTTATCATCAATGCTTGGGCAATTAGCAGGGATCCCAGGCACTGGACTGATGCTGAGAAATTCAAGCCTGAGAGGTTTCTCCATTCTACAATCGATTACCAGGGGAAAGATCTCAAATATATCCCATTTGGCGCTGGAAGAAGGATATGTCCAGGCATAGCACTTGGTCTAACATCAATGGAGCTGCTACTTGCACAATTGCTCTATCATTTTGACTGGAAACTTCCAGGAAAACTGAAGAATGAGCAGCTAGACATGGCCGAGGCCTTTGGTTTGACTGTCAGGCGAAAAAATGATCTGCAGTTGGTTGCAGTTCCCTACAAAACTGGTTCTTTATTGGCATAA